One window of the Nicotiana tabacum cultivar K326 chromosome 4, ASM71507v2, whole genome shotgun sequence genome contains the following:
- the LOC107830616 gene encoding TITAN-like protein encodes MSNDKQFELCVVCKLNHNQGRRHNFLPNHKKSLAAALSRFQSKLSDIRFFIKNPIPLRPEHASLNRLWCVFCECDILELDSFFASDNAIRHLASADHMKKVKGFLWKYGGGMDKVDNLRMTEADFAKWEKKCNLLKKGALDGGSRATLIGPSNDIQNKMNSDYLNCFDKDNIHALNADVSNSVVPLRNYTNERFQISENEMRSVTNGPNLPGTCMGGKFGEDACSSNGVTNGQNCSRFRAATTSHQCLHGGSVTPDGRMMKGKKSSLGPPNITQISLTFQEDSLGNVHSGAPPPWFNETEKSQLDFISNLGGSDLPPPNKKKSKLNPNRVGAAWAERRKAEMELESKGELVTNNYDVNWLPNFGRVWQSGTRKESRKEFQVENNKSAKVESQSQSMVQLQPYISKRKRKDPVDNVLG; translated from the exons ATGAGCAACGATAAACAGTTCGAATTGTGCGTAGTTTGCAAGCTGAATCATAATCAAGGCCGCCGCCATAATTTCCTCCCTAACCACAAAAAATCGCTTGCCGCAGCTCTCTCCCGCTTCCAATCGAAGCTTTCCGATATTCGATTCTTCATCAAAAACCCTATCCCTCTCCGCCCTGAGCATGCCTCGCTCAATCGCCTTTGGTGTGTCTTCTGCGAGTGTGATATTCTTGAACTCGACAGCTTCTTCGCTAG CGACAATGCAATTAGGCATTTGGCTAGTGCGGATCATATGAAGAAAGTGAAAGGATTTTTGTGGAAATATGGTGGTGGAATGGACAAGGTTGATAACTTGAGGATGACTGAGGCTGACTTTGCCAAG TGGGAGAAGAAGTGCAATCTATTGAAGAAGGGAGCTCTTGATGGAGGATCTCGTGCAACATTAATTGGACCCTCGAATGATATCCAAAATAAAATGAACTCTGACTATCTAAATTGTTTTGACAAAGATAATATTCATGCTCTTAACGCTGATGTTTCAAATAGTGTTGTACCTTTACGAAATTATACGAATGAGAGATTTCAGATATCTGAAAACGAAATGCGTAGTGTTACAAATGGCCCTAATTTGCCTGGTACGTGCATGGGCGGAAAGTTCGGTGAAGATGCTTGTTCCTCCAATGGCGTGACAA ATGGCCAAAATTGCTCGAGGTTTCGTGCCGCAACAACTTCTCACCAATGTCTTCATGGTGGTTCT GTAACCCCGGATGGGAGAATGATGAAGGGAAAGAAAAGTTCTCTGG GTCCTCCAAACATTACACAGATATCTTTAACATTTCAAGAAGATTCCCTTGGCAATGTTCATTCTGGAGCACCTCCCCCATGGTTCAATGAGACTGAGAAAAGTCAGTTAGATTTTATATCAAATCTTGGAGGGAGTGACCTTCCCCCTCCCAATAAGAAGAAGTCGAAATTAAACCCGAATCGGGTTGGTGCTGCTTGGGCAGAGAGAAGAAAAGCTGAGATGGAGTTGGAGAGTAAAGGGGAGCTTGTGACTAACAATTACGATGTGAATTGGCTCCCCAATTTTGGCAGAGTTTGGCAATCAGGTACTAGGAAGGAATCCAGAAAAGAATTTCAGGTGGAGAATAACAAATCTGCTAAGGTTGAAAGCCAGTCCCAGAGTATGGTGCAGTTACAGCCTTATATCAGCAAGCGAAAG CGCAAAGATCCTGTTGACAATGTGCTTGGCTGA
- the LOC142179906 gene encoding uncharacterized protein LOC142179906, whose translation MSEFDIEYKPRTTINSQVLADFLTDSSPVLLPLATKEAVMVSKSISGVWILFTDRVSNVKGSRIGVVLTKPSGETLRQAIRIIHLTNNEEEYEAMITGLELARGLDYEVIEIKCDSQLVVNQVYGIFEVKEGRMQQYIVKVRALLDRFWEWSIKHIQKEENLEADALANLGSSTEMKGSDSGTVVQLMHSVLNADNYYEVNTTILV comes from the coding sequence atgagtgaatttgacatagaatataaacctaggactacGATTAactcacaagttttggccgactttttGACTGATTCCAGTCCGGTATTATTGCCTTTGGCAACCAAAGAAGCAGTGATGGTGTCAAAATCGATATCAGGAGTTTGGATCCTATTTACAGACAGAGTttccaacgtaaaagggtccagGATTGGCGTAGTCTTAACCAAGCCTTcaggagaaaccctaaggcaagccatAAGAATAATCCATTTGACTAACAACGAAGAAGAGTATGAAGCTATGATTACAGGActcgaattggcccggggactAGATTACGAGGTCATAGAAATAAAATGTGACTcccagctggtggtaaatcaggtataCGGGATCTTCGAAGTCAAAGAGGGGCGCATGCAACAATACATAGTGAAGGTTCGGGCTCTCCTTGATCGATTCTGGGAGTGGTCAATTAAGCACATTCAGAAGGAAGAAAACTTGGAAGCGGATGCATTAGCTAACCTTGGCTCATCAACGGAAATGAAAGGATCAGATTCTGGTACGGTAGTACAGCTCATGCACTCGGTTCTGAACGCAGATAACTACTATGAGGTAAATACTACTATTTTGGTCTAG